The following are from one region of the Centroberyx gerrardi isolate f3 chromosome 16, fCenGer3.hap1.cur.20231027, whole genome shotgun sequence genome:
- the hs3st1 gene encoding heparan sulfate glucosamine 3-O-sulfotransferase 1 — protein MAALLFGLLLFAMQSPPIPSRPTADEGPPSPPTASAVAPNDTGATGHPNGTLQQLPKIIIIGVRKGGTRALIEMLSLHSAVAAAENEVHFFDWESHFQKGLPWYLSQMPYAFPDQLTVEKTPAYFTSSKVPKRIHQMSPDIKLLLILRDPTERVLSDYTQVFYNRLQKHKRYQPIESVLVKDGEINLGYKALNRSLYYVHMQNWLRYFPLDSIHVVDGDELIRDPFPEMKRVERFLRLQPQINPSNFYFNKTKGFYCLRDHGRERCLHDSKGRAHPHVAPAILQKLYQFFHEPNKKFFELVGRTFNWN, from the coding sequence ATGGCAGCCTTGCTCTTCGGGCTGCTGCTTTTTGCAATGCAGTCCCCCCCAATCCCCTCCAGGCCGACGGCTGATGAGGGGCCCCCTTCGCCCCCCACCGCATCCGCTGTGGCTCCCAACGACACCGGGGCCACCGGCCACCCCAACGGGACCCTGCAGCAACTTCCCAAGATCATAATCATCGGGGTGAGGAAGGGCGGCACGCGGGCGCTCATCGAGATGCTCAGTCTGCACAGTGCGGTGGCGGCGGCCGAGAACGAGGTGCACTTCTTCGACTGGGAGAGCCACTTTCAGAAGGGCTTGCCCTGGTACCTCAGCCAGATGCCCTACGCCTTCCCCGACCAGCTGACGGTGGAGAAGACCCCGGCCTACTTCACCTCCAGCAAAGTTCCCAAACGCATCCATCAGATGAGCCCCGACATCAAGCTGCTGCTCATCCTCAGAGACCCCACTGAGCGCGTGCTGTCGGACTACACCCAGGTCTTCTACAACCGCCTGCAGAAGCACAAGCGCTACCAGCCCATCGAGTCGGTGCTGGTGAAGGACGGTGAGATCAACCTGGGATACAAAGCTCTCAATCGCAGCCTGTACTACGTCCACATGCAGAACTGGTTGCGCTACTTCCCCCTGGACAGCATCCACGTTGTGGACGGGGACGAGCTGATCAGGGACCCCTTCCCCGAGATGAAGAGGGTGGAGAGGTTCCTGAGGCTGCAGCCCCAGATAAACCCCTCAAACTTTTACTTTAACAAGACTAAGGGATTCTACTGTTTGAGAGACCATGGGCGAGAGAGGTGTTTACATGATTCAAAAGGCAGGGCTCACCCTCATGTTGCCCCCGCCATCCTCCAGAAACTCTATCAGTTCTTTCATGAACCCAACAAGAAGTTCTTTGAGCTGGTGGGTCGAACATTCAACTGGAACTGA